A single region of the Vagococcus teuberi genome encodes:
- the feoB gene encoding ferrous iron transport protein B gives MTTEEKEIFVVERKKESDVVITLAGNPNVGKSSVFNELTGLRQHTGNWPGKTVDLAQGRTEFEGQGFILVDLPGTYSLSAHSAEEEVARDFIQSNESQATIVVCDATSLERNLNLVLQIMQLTPNVIVCVNLLDEAKKKKIHINLEKLQELLGVPVVGTSAVKKQGLDTLMKKTKGVIDGEITSNPFMMEALQQIHADKETETLAIVDRASVIAKEVTIFEDKNFDLKDQKLDKLLTQKSTGIPIMILLLMLIFWFTIEGADGPSDFLADNFDKFGNWLMAITTSWGVPHIIRDVLINGVYKVLSTVVAVMLPPMAIFFPLFTLLEDFGYLPRVAFNLDKHFQKAGACGKQALTMCMGFGCNAAGVVGARIIDSPRERLIAIITNNFVPCNGRFPILITVITVFFTGGAVGLLGSIQSAVFLTGVILLGVFTTIMVSRLLSKTVLKGIPSSFTLELPPYRKPQVGQVIVRSIFDRTLFVLWRAIIVAAPAGLVIWVLANVSIGDQSILQSVTEFIDPFARLMGLDGTILMAFILGLPANEIVIPIMIMGYMATSTITDFSSLDQFRQLLLSNGWTWLTAMNVILFTLYHWPCSTTLLTIYKETKSKKWTFASFIIPTIIGVGMTMLTTAIAHLFHLI, from the coding sequence ATGACAACTGAAGAAAAAGAAATCTTTGTTGTTGAGCGTAAAAAAGAGTCTGATGTTGTGATTACATTAGCTGGAAACCCTAACGTGGGTAAAAGCTCAGTTTTTAACGAACTAACTGGACTAAGACAACATACTGGAAATTGGCCTGGAAAAACCGTTGATTTAGCTCAAGGACGAACTGAATTTGAGGGACAAGGATTTATTTTGGTTGATTTACCTGGTACCTATTCCCTATCAGCTCACTCAGCTGAAGAAGAAGTCGCACGAGATTTCATTCAATCAAATGAATCCCAAGCAACTATCGTGGTCTGTGATGCAACAAGTCTAGAACGAAATCTAAATCTAGTATTGCAAATCATGCAACTGACACCAAATGTTATTGTGTGTGTCAATTTACTAGATGAAGCGAAAAAGAAAAAAATCCATATTAATTTAGAAAAACTACAAGAATTACTTGGTGTACCAGTCGTTGGAACATCAGCTGTAAAAAAACAAGGTCTCGATACCTTAATGAAAAAAACAAAAGGTGTGATTGATGGAGAAATTACGTCGAATCCATTTATGATGGAAGCTTTGCAACAAATCCATGCTGATAAAGAAACTGAAACACTAGCAATTGTAGATAGAGCAAGTGTCATTGCAAAAGAAGTCACGATATTTGAAGATAAAAACTTTGATTTAAAAGACCAAAAATTAGATAAGCTTCTCACACAAAAAAGCACTGGTATTCCTATTATGATTTTATTATTAATGCTTATCTTTTGGTTTACGATTGAAGGAGCGGATGGTCCTTCAGATTTTCTAGCCGATAATTTTGACAAATTTGGTAATTGGCTTATGGCTATCACAACGAGTTGGGGTGTCCCACATATTATCCGTGATGTGTTGATTAATGGCGTTTATAAAGTTCTATCAACTGTGGTTGCAGTGATGTTGCCACCTATGGCTATCTTTTTCCCATTATTCACGTTATTAGAAGATTTTGGTTACTTACCTCGTGTTGCATTTAATTTAGATAAACATTTTCAAAAAGCCGGAGCCTGTGGGAAACAAGCATTAACCATGTGTATGGGATTTGGGTGTAACGCAGCTGGGGTTGTTGGGGCTAGAATCATTGATTCTCCTAGAGAAAGACTTATTGCCATTATTACAAATAATTTTGTACCATGTAACGGTCGATTTCCTATTTTGATTACAGTTATCACCGTCTTCTTTACTGGAGGAGCAGTTGGACTTTTAGGCTCTATCCAATCAGCGGTCTTTTTAACAGGCGTCATTTTACTCGGCGTGTTTACTACGATTATGGTTTCTCGTTTATTATCAAAAACTGTCTTAAAAGGTATACCATCTTCTTTTACTTTAGAACTACCACCTTATAGAAAACCACAAGTGGGACAGGTTATTGTTCGCTCAATTTTTGACAGAACCTTATTTGTTTTATGGCGTGCTATTATTGTTGCAGCACCGGCTGGTTTAGTTATTTGGGTATTAGCCAATGTATCTATCGGAGATCAATCTATTTTACAAAGCGTGACAGAGTTTATTGATCCTTTTGCTCGGCTTATGGGATTAGATGGTACTATTTTAATGGCTTTTATATTAGGACTGCCTGCTAATGAAATTGTTATTCCTATTATGATTATGGGTTACATGGCAACTAGTACTATTACAGACTTTAGCTCTCTAGATCAATTCAGACAACTTTTATTAAGTAATGGTTGGACTTGGTTAACCGCTATGAATGTCATTTTATTTACTCTTTATCATTGGCCATGTTCTACTACTCTTCTTACAATTTATAAAGAAACAAAAAGTAAAAAATGGACGTTCGCTTCATTTATTATTCCAACTATCATCGGTGTTGGCATGACGATGTTAACAACTGCTATAGCGCATTTGTTTCATTTAATTTAA
- a CDS encoding FeoA family protein, translating to MKTLLNLNLNDQATISHISHPDADMKQRLYDLGFYPGTPVKKSLISPKSDPIAYRLRGTTIALRNSDAQYVEVYNDDN from the coding sequence ATGAAAACTTTATTAAATTTAAACCTTAATGACCAAGCAACTATTTCTCACATCTCTCATCCAGATGCAGATATGAAACAACGACTATATGACTTAGGTTTCTATCCTGGAACACCTGTCAAAAAATCACTAATCAGTCCAAAAAGTGATCCGATTGCTTACCGTTTGAGAGGAACAACTATTGCATTAAGAAACTCTGATGCACAATATGTGGAGGTGTATAACGATGACAACTGA
- a CDS encoding LCP family protein translates to MDNNSRRHKKVKKKSSGLKKTVIALLTILLVILAGTGIFLAKTYFDVKDVANKVSAPVKGRPDDKNIQEGQPFSVLLLGIDTGDFGRNDVGRSDTMLVATVNPKEKKTTLISIPRDTRTEIVGHDTVEKVAHAYAYGQAKMAMDTVDNLLDMKLNHYVWINMMGFEELVNAVDGVEVTNKFEFEQDGMTFKKGPIKLNGEEALAYTRMRYEDPNGDYGRQARQQQVIEAIANKALGFTGVKRYKEILKAIENNMKTDLEPEEMFDIAMKYRDSFKNVQSETLQGEGVMIDGISYQEIPQTELVRVQNLIKSQLK, encoded by the coding sequence ATGGACAATAATTCAAGAAGACACAAAAAAGTAAAAAAGAAATCAAGTGGATTAAAAAAAACGGTAATTGCCTTATTGACAATTTTACTTGTGATTTTGGCAGGAACAGGCATTTTCTTAGCTAAAACTTATTTTGATGTAAAAGATGTTGCAAACAAAGTAAGTGCACCAGTTAAAGGACGACCTGATGATAAGAATATTCAAGAAGGTCAACCATTTTCAGTATTACTGTTAGGAATAGATACAGGTGATTTTGGACGTAACGATGTGGGGCGTTCTGATACAATGCTTGTGGCAACAGTAAATCCTAAAGAAAAGAAAACGACCTTAATTAGTATTCCACGTGATACAAGAACAGAGATTGTTGGGCATGATACGGTTGAAAAAGTGGCTCATGCTTATGCGTATGGTCAAGCCAAAATGGCGATGGATACAGTAGACAATTTGTTAGATATGAAATTAAATCATTATGTTTGGATCAATATGATGGGATTTGAAGAATTGGTCAATGCAGTTGATGGAGTAGAGGTCACAAACAAATTTGAATTTGAGCAAGATGGTATGACATTTAAAAAAGGTCCAATCAAATTAAACGGTGAAGAAGCACTTGCCTATACTCGTATGCGATATGAAGACCCTAATGGTGATTATGGTCGTCAAGCACGTCAACAACAAGTCATCGAAGCCATTGCCAATAAAGCATTAGGTTTTACAGGGGTTAAACGGTACAAAGAAATTTTAAAAGCAATTGAAAATAATATGAAGACAGATTTAGAACCAGAAGAAATGTTTGATATAGCAATGAAGTATCGTGACAGTTTTAAAAATGTTCAGAGTGAAACACTTCAAGGAGAAGGCGTTATGATTGATGGCATTTCGTATCAAGAAATTCCTCAAACAGAATTAGTACGTGTTCAAAACTTGATTAAATCACAACTTAAATAG
- the uvrA gene encoding excinuclease ABC subunit UvrA gives MANDKIVIHGARAHNLKNIDVTIPRDKLVVITGLSGSGKSSLAFDTLYAEGQRRYVESLSSYARQFLGQMDKPDVDSIDGLSPAISIDQKTTSKNPRSTVGTVTEINDYLRLLFARVGEPICPNDGTKISSQSPEQMTDKLLELEERTKIQILAPLIRGKKGQHKKVFEKIKKDGFVRVRVDGKTYDISEVPELEKNKKHDVEIIVDRIVIKDGVRSRLFDSLELALRLADGYVLVDIMDQEEMLFSEHYACPYCGFTVGDIEPRLFSFNTPFGACPECDGLSVKLEVDADLVVPDETKTLREGAIAPWNPISSNYYPNMLEQACEQFGIDFDIPFKDLTKEQKELLFRGSGEKTFHFHYKNEFGGVRDVDIPFEGILTNINRRYHETNSDYTREQMKLYMTELTCETCQGYRLNKEALSVKIDGKHIGEISELSVNHSLNYMSELNFGEQDTMISQPILKEIRDRLSFLENVGLGYLTLSRSAGTLSGGEAQRIRLATQIGSNLSGVLYILDEPSIGLHQRDNNRLIDSLKKMRDLGNTLVVVEHDEDTMRAADYLIDIGPGAGEQGGQIISAGTPEEVEKDKNSLTGQYLSGRRKIDVPKERRKGNGESVKITGAKENNLKNLSVEFPMGKFVAVTGVSGSGKSTLVNTILKKALAQKINRNSAKPGKFDKITGYESIEKIIDIDQSPIGRTPRSNPATYTSVFDDIRDLFAKTNEAKTRGYKKGRFSFNVKGGRCEACRGDGIIKIEMHFLPDVYVPCEVCHGQRYNSETLEVRYKGKNIAEILEMTVEDAVEFFQAIPKIHRKLQTIVDVGLGYVKLGQSATTLSGGEAQRMKLASELHKRSSGKNFYILDEPTTGLHTEDISRLLEVLNRLVDSGNTVLVIEHNLDVIKTADYVIDLGPEGGEGGGTIIATGTPEDIIKVEESYTGYYLKEIMEC, from the coding sequence ATGGCAAATGACAAAATAGTAATACATGGTGCAAGAGCACATAATTTAAAAAACATAGATGTAACGATTCCAAGAGATAAACTCGTCGTGATTACGGGGCTTTCTGGCTCAGGAAAAAGTTCATTAGCATTTGACACGTTATACGCTGAAGGGCAACGTCGTTATGTCGAAAGTTTGTCCTCATACGCACGACAATTTTTAGGGCAAATGGACAAGCCAGATGTTGATAGTATTGATGGGTTGAGTCCAGCAATTTCAATCGACCAAAAAACAACCAGTAAAAATCCACGATCAACGGTTGGGACCGTCACAGAGATAAATGATTATTTAAGACTATTATTTGCTCGAGTAGGTGAGCCTATTTGTCCAAATGATGGCACGAAAATTAGTAGTCAGTCTCCGGAACAAATGACAGATAAGTTGTTAGAGTTAGAAGAAAGAACGAAAATTCAAATTCTAGCACCACTCATTCGTGGAAAAAAAGGACAACACAAAAAAGTATTTGAAAAAATCAAAAAAGATGGGTTTGTCCGAGTAAGAGTTGATGGGAAAACCTATGACATTTCTGAAGTGCCAGAGTTAGAAAAAAATAAAAAGCATGATGTTGAAATTATCGTTGACCGTATTGTGATAAAAGATGGGGTTCGCTCAAGATTATTTGACTCACTTGAACTGGCATTACGATTAGCAGATGGCTATGTATTGGTTGATATTATGGATCAAGAAGAGATGCTATTTAGCGAACATTATGCATGTCCTTATTGCGGCTTTACAGTTGGCGATATTGAGCCTCGATTGTTCTCATTTAATACACCATTTGGAGCGTGTCCAGAGTGTGATGGATTGAGTGTTAAATTAGAGGTTGATGCAGACTTGGTTGTTCCAGATGAGACGAAAACATTACGTGAAGGGGCAATTGCACCGTGGAATCCAATCAGCTCAAATTATTACCCCAATATGTTAGAGCAAGCTTGCGAGCAATTTGGCATTGATTTTGATATACCATTTAAAGATCTGACTAAAGAGCAAAAGGAATTATTATTTAGAGGATCAGGAGAAAAAACCTTCCATTTTCATTATAAAAACGAATTTGGTGGCGTGCGTGATGTTGATATTCCATTTGAAGGGATTTTGACTAATATAAATCGCCGTTATCACGAAACAAATAGTGATTACACGAGAGAACAAATGAAGCTATATATGACTGAATTAACGTGTGAAACGTGTCAGGGCTATCGTTTAAATAAAGAAGCTTTATCAGTGAAAATAGATGGAAAACATATTGGAGAAATCAGTGAATTATCAGTGAATCATTCGTTAAACTATATGTCTGAGCTAAACTTTGGCGAACAAGATACAATGATTTCACAACCAATTTTAAAAGAAATTAGAGATAGATTGAGTTTCTTAGAAAACGTTGGATTAGGCTATTTGACTCTTAGCCGTTCAGCTGGAACACTGTCTGGTGGAGAAGCACAACGTATTCGTTTAGCAACCCAGATTGGTTCAAATCTTTCAGGGGTTTTATACATTTTAGATGAGCCATCTATTGGGTTACATCAACGAGACAATAATCGTTTGATTGATTCATTGAAAAAGATGCGTGATTTAGGCAATACATTAGTTGTTGTGGAACATGATGAAGATACAATGAGGGCAGCTGATTATTTAATTGACATCGGACCTGGAGCAGGAGAGCAAGGTGGACAAATTATTTCAGCTGGCACGCCTGAAGAAGTGGAAAAAGATAAAAATTCATTGACAGGTCAATATTTATCGGGTAGGAGAAAAATTGACGTGCCGAAAGAACGTCGTAAAGGTAATGGAGAAAGTGTAAAAATTACTGGAGCAAAAGAAAATAACTTGAAAAATCTATCTGTTGAGTTTCCAATGGGGAAATTTGTCGCGGTTACTGGTGTGTCTGGTTCTGGAAAGAGTACATTGGTTAATACGATTTTAAAGAAAGCTCTGGCTCAAAAAATTAATCGTAATTCAGCTAAACCTGGTAAGTTTGATAAGATTACAGGCTATGAATCGATTGAAAAAATCATTGATATTGACCAAAGTCCGATTGGACGAACACCAAGAAGTAATCCAGCAACTTATACGAGTGTGTTTGATGATATACGTGATTTATTTGCTAAAACAAATGAAGCTAAAACACGTGGTTATAAAAAAGGTCGTTTCAGTTTTAATGTGAAAGGCGGAAGATGTGAAGCATGTCGAGGTGATGGAATCATCAAAATCGAAATGCATTTCTTACCAGATGTTTATGTACCATGTGAAGTGTGTCATGGACAACGCTATAATTCTGAAACACTAGAAGTTCGATATAAAGGAAAAAACATTGCTGAGATTTTAGAAATGACAGTGGAAGATGCCGTGGAATTTTTCCAAGCAATTCCTAAAATTCATCGAAAACTTCAAACGATTGTTGATGTCGGACTTGGTTATGTCAAACTAGGTCAATCAGCAACTACCCTATCTGGTGGGGAAGCGCAACGTATGAAGTTAGCAAGTGAGTTACATAAACGCTCGTCAGGTAAAAATTTCTATATATTAGATGAACCAACAACAGGTCTTCATACAGAAGATATTAGTCGACTTCTAGAAGTATTGAATCGTTTAGTAGATAGTGGCAATACAGTCCTTGTTATTGAACATAATCTAGACGTCATAAAAACAGCAGACTACGTCATTGATTTAGGGCCAGAAGGTGGAGAGGGCGGTGGCACGATCATTGCAACTGGAACACCTGAGGATATTATTAAAGTAGAAGAAAGCTATACAGGCTATTATTTAAAAGAAATTATGGAATGTTGA
- a CDS encoding C1 family peptidase translates to MVKSISNEQVKHMEQKYLANREHLLSQRAVMKNGILASSENQKAVVENNPVFSIDLDTGNVTNQKQSGRCWMFAALNTFRHDVLNNHHIKDFELSQNYTFFWDKFEKANYFYENIIKTSNQELTSREVAFLLATPQQDGGQWDMLVAIIQKYGIVPKTIMLETNSSSSSRELNTYLNKKLRKDALTLRTLITNGASESEVETRKIELLQEIYNLLSTSLGTPPTEFDYSYYDTDGNYHLEQGLTPTSFYDKYIGTDLNDYVSIINAPTKDKPYNQVYTVDMLGNVVGGKEVRHLNVDIETFKNLAIAQLKDGESVWFGCDVVIWFGCDVGQSSTRDTGIMATDIYSVQDTLDINYDMSKAERLDYGESLMTHAMVLTGVNLINDKPTKWKVENSWGDKVGTKGYFVMSDDWMSEYTYQVVVNKKYLSDDLKEVLKKDDVTVLAPWDPMGALA, encoded by the coding sequence ATGGTTAAATCTATTTCAAATGAACAAGTCAAACATATGGAGCAAAAATATCTTGCTAATCGTGAGCATTTATTAAGCCAACGTGCAGTGATGAAAAATGGTATTTTAGCCTCATCAGAAAATCAAAAAGCAGTTGTTGAAAACAATCCCGTTTTCTCTATCGACTTAGATACAGGAAACGTGACAAATCAAAAACAAAGTGGTCGTTGTTGGATGTTTGCAGCCCTTAATACATTCAGACATGATGTCTTAAACAATCATCACATCAAAGACTTCGAATTATCTCAAAACTATACGTTTTTCTGGGATAAATTTGAAAAAGCAAATTATTTCTATGAAAATATCATCAAAACAAGTAATCAAGAATTAACTAGTCGTGAAGTGGCATTCTTACTTGCAACCCCTCAACAAGATGGTGGCCAATGGGATATGTTAGTAGCAATTATCCAAAAATATGGGATTGTGCCAAAAACAATCATGCTTGAAACAAACAGTAGTTCAAGCAGTCGTGAATTAAATACTTACTTAAATAAAAAATTAAGAAAAGATGCCTTAACATTAAGAACATTAATTACTAATGGCGCCTCTGAATCAGAAGTGGAAACACGTAAAATTGAATTGCTACAAGAAATCTATAACTTATTAAGTACCTCTCTAGGTACACCACCAACAGAATTTGATTATTCATATTATGATACAGATGGAAATTATCATTTAGAACAAGGGCTAACTCCTACTTCTTTCTATGATAAATACATTGGAACTGACTTAAATGATTATGTCAGCATTATCAATGCTCCAACAAAAGACAAACCTTACAATCAAGTCTATACAGTTGATATGTTAGGAAACGTCGTTGGCGGAAAAGAAGTTCGTCACTTAAACGTTGATATTGAAACATTTAAAAACTTAGCTATCGCGCAATTAAAAGATGGCGAAAGTGTTTGGTTTGGTTGTGATGTGGTGATTTGGTTTGGTTGTGATGTTGGACAGTCTTCCACAAGAGATACTGGTATTATGGCAACTGATATTTATAGTGTACAAGATACATTAGATATTAATTATGATATGAGTAAAGCAGAACGTTTAGATTATGGTGAAAGTTTAATGACTCATGCAATGGTCTTAACAGGCGTGAATTTAATTAATGACAAACCAACTAAATGGAAAGTTGAAAACAGTTGGGGAGATAAAGTTGGAACAAAAGGCTATTTTGTTATGAGTGATGATTGGATGAGTGAATATACTTATCAAGTCGTTGTGAATAAAAAATATCTTTCAGATGACTTAAAAGAAGTACTTAAAAAAGATGATGTGACAGTTTTAGCCCCATGGGATCCAATGGGTGCTTTAGCATAA
- a CDS encoding MalY/PatB family protein, which translates to MTNFYDKYYVDRHQTDSLKWDGVTERFGSEGLLPLWVADMDFKIPEEVQNKMIERINHGVFGYSVVPDSYYQAVKSWQKNQHNVEVEKDWLRFTTGVVNSLHYLIQCFTKEQEAVMIFSPVYYPFYNVVNDNKRKLVTSDLVINKGRYEINYEEMEEKIKKENVKALIFCSPHNPVGRVWTVEELNIVSDICHKYDVLLISDEIHQDFVAKGHTFTSYLGVEGVDFDKLIVVNAASKSFNLASLLHSHIFIPSTDLRASYDEFIKTIINNPTSLMGVIATQTSYEYGKQWLSELNMTIDGNFKLMKTRLNELLPEVIVYEKQGTYLSWIDLSAYITQDKMKEVMQEKAKIAIDYGEWFGKNTGTFIRINLATHPKNIELAVTGLEKALKN; encoded by the coding sequence ATGACAAATTTTTATGATAAGTATTATGTTGATCGTCATCAAACAGACTCGTTAAAATGGGATGGGGTTACAGAACGTTTTGGAAGTGAAGGGCTACTTCCTTTGTGGGTAGCAGATATGGATTTTAAAATTCCCGAAGAGGTTCAAAATAAAATGATTGAAAGAATCAATCATGGTGTTTTTGGTTATTCTGTAGTACCTGATTCATATTACCAAGCAGTGAAATCTTGGCAAAAAAATCAGCACAATGTTGAAGTTGAAAAAGATTGGTTACGTTTTACGACAGGTGTAGTAAATTCACTTCATTACTTAATTCAATGTTTTACAAAAGAACAAGAAGCTGTCATGATTTTTTCACCAGTATATTACCCGTTTTATAATGTGGTTAATGATAATAAACGCAAATTAGTGACATCTGATTTGGTGATTAATAAAGGTAGATATGAGATTAATTATGAAGAGATGGAAGAAAAAATTAAAAAAGAAAACGTCAAAGCGTTAATTTTTTGTTCGCCGCATAATCCAGTTGGACGTGTGTGGACAGTTGAAGAATTAAATATTGTGTCTGATATTTGTCACAAATATGATGTTTTATTAATTTCAGATGAGATTCATCAAGATTTTGTAGCAAAAGGTCATACGTTTACTAGTTATTTAGGCGTAGAGGGTGTCGATTTTGACAAATTGATTGTGGTGAATGCTGCATCAAAATCATTTAACTTAGCTAGTTTACTTCATTCACATATTTTTATTCCTTCAACGGATTTAAGAGCAAGTTATGATGAATTTATCAAGACGATAATTAATAATCCAACAAGTTTGATGGGTGTTATTGCCACACAAACAAGCTACGAGTACGGAAAACAGTGGTTAAGTGAACTTAATATGACAATCGATGGAAACTTCAAGTTGATGAAAACACGGTTAAATGAATTATTACCAGAAGTGATTGTCTATGAAAAACAAGGAACTTATTTATCTTGGATTGATTTGTCCGCATATATTACACAAGACAAAATGAAAGAAGTTATGCAAGAAAAGGCTAAAATAGCGATAGATTACGGTGAATGGTTTGGGAAAAATACTGGAACATTTATTCGAATTAATCTTGCAACTCATCCCAAAAATATTGAATTAGCCGTTACGGGTTTAGAAAAAGCGCTAAAAAATTAG
- the uvrB gene encoding excinuclease ABC subunit UvrB, with protein MIDRQTNNTFDLVSKYEPAGDQPEAIKQLVKNIEDNEKAQILMGVTGSGKTFTMSNVIKEVNKPTLIIAHNKTLAGQLYSEFKEFFPNNAVEYFVSYYDYYQPEAYVPSSDTYIEKDSSVNDEIDKLRHSATSSLLERNDVIVVASVSCIYGLGDPREYQNQVLSLREGMEMERDQLLRNLVDIQFERNDIDFQRGRFRVRGDVVEIFLASKDDFALRIEFFGDEIDRIREFNALTGEIIGDREHIAIFPATHFVTNEEHLEEAIAKIQKELDDRLKELRSEEKLLEAQRLEQRTNYDIEMMREMGYCSGIENYSRHMDGRSEGEAPFTLIDFFPDDFLIMVDESHVTMPQIRGMYNGDRARKQMLVDYGFRLPSALDNRPLRLEEFEEKVDQIMYVSATPGPYEMEQTDDIVEQIIRPTGLLDPVIEVRPIMGQIDDLVGEIYERVERNERVFITTLTKKMSEDLTDYFKELGIKVKYLHSDIKTLERTEIIRDLRLGEFDVLIGINLLREGLDVPEVSLVAILDADKEGFLRSERSLIQTIGRAARNADGKVIMYADKITDSMERAMSETSRRRTIQEEYNAEHGIVPKTIKKDIRDLIRITKESEDESVEVVSIKDQYNAMDSEGKEAVLLDIELQMKDAAKALDFEKAATLRDTLLELKAGK; from the coding sequence ATGATTGATAGACAAACAAACAATACCTTTGATTTAGTGTCAAAATACGAACCGGCTGGGGATCAACCGGAAGCGATTAAGCAATTAGTAAAGAATATAGAAGATAATGAAAAAGCCCAAATATTAATGGGGGTAACAGGTTCTGGTAAAACGTTCACCATGTCTAATGTAATAAAAGAGGTTAATAAACCAACTTTGATTATTGCGCATAACAAAACACTTGCCGGACAATTATATAGTGAGTTTAAAGAATTTTTTCCCAATAACGCAGTAGAGTATTTCGTGAGTTATTATGATTACTACCAACCAGAAGCATATGTTCCTTCAAGTGATACGTATATTGAAAAAGATTCCAGCGTTAATGATGAGATTGATAAATTACGTCATTCAGCGACTAGTTCCCTATTAGAGCGAAATGACGTGATTGTCGTGGCCTCTGTGTCTTGTATTTATGGACTTGGGGATCCTAGAGAGTATCAAAATCAGGTTCTTTCTTTACGTGAAGGAATGGAGATGGAACGAGATCAACTGCTTAGAAATTTAGTTGATATTCAGTTTGAGCGTAATGACATAGATTTTCAACGTGGTCGTTTTCGTGTACGTGGTGATGTGGTCGAAATATTTTTAGCGTCAAAAGATGACTTTGCTTTAAGAATTGAATTTTTTGGTGATGAGATTGACCGCATTAGAGAGTTTAATGCCTTAACAGGTGAAATTATTGGTGATAGAGAGCACATAGCAATTTTCCCTGCGACACACTTTGTGACAAACGAAGAGCATTTAGAAGAAGCCATCGCTAAAATCCAAAAAGAATTAGATGACCGACTTAAAGAATTAAGAAGTGAAGAAAAATTATTAGAAGCTCAGCGATTAGAGCAACGGACGAACTATGATATCGAGATGATGCGTGAGATGGGCTATTGTTCTGGTATTGAAAATTATTCACGACATATGGATGGTCGAAGTGAAGGAGAAGCACCGTTTACGTTGATTGACTTCTTCCCTGATGATTTTCTGATTATGGTTGATGAATCCCACGTGACGATGCCACAAATTAGGGGCATGTATAACGGGGATAGAGCAAGAAAACAAATGTTAGTGGACTATGGGTTTAGATTACCTAGTGCGTTAGATAACCGACCACTTAGATTAGAAGAATTTGAAGAAAAAGTGGACCAAATTATGTATGTGTCTGCTACTCCTGGGCCATATGAAATGGAACAAACAGATGACATTGTAGAACAAATTATTAGACCAACTGGTTTACTCGATCCAGTGATTGAAGTAAGACCAATCATGGGGCAAATTGATGATTTAGTTGGGGAAATATATGAACGTGTGGAACGAAATGAACGTGTGTTTATAACGACATTGACTAAAAAAATGTCAGAAGACTTAACGGATTATTTTAAAGAATTAGGAATTAAAGTAAAATATTTACATAGTGACATAAAAACACTTGAAAGAACAGAAATTATTCGCGATTTACGATTAGGTGAGTTTGATGTTTTAATTGGGATTAACTTATTGCGTGAGGGATTAGACGTCCCAGAAGTATCACTTGTTGCGATACTTGATGCTGATAAAGAAGGGTTCTTACGTAGTGAACGCTCACTTATTCAAACGATTGGACGTGCCGCAAGAAACGCCGATGGTAAAGTTATTATGTATGCTGACAAGATTACAGACTCAATGGAGCGAGCAATGTCTGAAACAAGTCGTCGTCGTACCATTCAGGAAGAATATAATGCCGAACATGGTATTGTACCAAAAACGATTAAGAAAGATATTCGTGATTTGATTCGCATTACAAAAGAGAGTGAAGATGAATCAGTCGAAGTAGTATCAATCAAAGATCAATATAATGCAATGGATAGTGAAGGTAAAGAAGCTGTTTTATTAGATATCGAATTGCAAATGAAAGATGCGGCTAAAGCGTTAGACTTTGAAAAAGCGGCAACACTTAGGGACACATTACTCGAATTAAAAGCAGGTAAATAG